A genome region from Coffea arabica cultivar ET-39 chromosome 7e, Coffea Arabica ET-39 HiFi, whole genome shotgun sequence includes the following:
- the LOC140010979 gene encoding uncharacterized protein, translating into MARKRKAGDCMDNEKNSSSSSSSGDEGNVAWDEMVKEAAAAAAFGGARRARKRFVGVRQRPSGRWVAEIKDTIQKIRVWLGTFDTAEEAARAYDEAACLLRGANTRTNFWPCSSSSSATPALPSKITNLLLSRLKARNNSLAAAAAASGASSVPASDHEQQRESHEFPDDQSSEFPDAQFTDFLNDPEDYTPEKDGTTTSTTASNLSTNNSSDSHLSSSSEYCLTQHDHHCEVIREPSLDLECWDDTVQSSNGHECLSWGGSTAEDETEERAEEGNNVNPGIVDFNFVDEIESCYNCSPFEIAGQISQPVEMEDYGDDPSMLSEAMKRMNYERKFSASLYAFNGITECLKLRLRSVSVLQQERSEQLTRLRNACNKNIPDQEQQETLQGDNVELIKKQEEEATPADAGASSSNFDGDLSLWSSIDLPPICYVT; encoded by the coding sequence atggcaaggaaaagaaaggccGGTGATTGTATGGATAATGAGAAGAACTCATCCTCCTCGTCATCGTCTGGTGATGAGGGAAACGTTGCAtgggatgaaatggtgaaggaaGCTGCAGCTGCTGCTGCATTCGGCGGAGCACGGCGGGCCCGGAAAAGATTCGTTGGTGTTCGACAAAGGCCATCAGGGAGATGGGTTGCGGAGATAAAAGACACCATACAAAAGATAAGGGTGTGGTTGGGCACTTTTGACACTGCTGAGGAGGCAGCCAGGGCCTATGATGAGGCTGCTTGTTTGCTTCGAGGGGCCAATACTCGCACAAATTTCTGGCCTtgttcttcatcatcttctgcAACCCCAGCTCTGCCTTCTAAGATCACTAATCTTCTTCTGAGTAGGCTCAAGGCCAGAAATAATTCTctcgctgctgctgctgctgcttctgGTGCTTCATCAGTTCCAGCATCGGATCATGAGCAGCAAAGGGAGTCGCATGAATTTCCTGATGATCAATCATCTGAATTTCCTGATGCTCAATTCACTGATTTCCTCAATGATCCTGAGGATTATACCCCTGAAAAAGATGGTACCACCACCAGCACCACGGCTAGTAATTTAAGTACTAATAATAGTAGCGATTCTCATTTGAGCTCGAGCTCTGAATATTGCTTGACCCAACATGATCAtcattgtgaggtgattagagAACCAAGTTTAGACCTAGAGTGCTGGGATGACACGGTTCAATCTTCCAACGGTCATGAGTGCCTGAGCTGGGGTGGTAGCACTGCTGAAGATGAAACAGAGGAACGTGCTGAAGAAGGAAACAACGTCAATCCCGGGATCGTGGATTTCAATTTTGTGGACGAGATAGAATCTTGTTATAACTGTTCTCCCTTTGAAATTGCTGGACAAATATCACAGCCTGTGGAGATGGAGGATTATGGAGACGATCCATCCATGCTGAGCGAGGCGATGAAGAGGATGAACTATGAGAGGAAGTTTTCTGCTTCTCTTTATGCCTTCAATGggataactgaatgcttaaagTTGAGGCTGAGATCAGTGAGTGTACTTCAACAGGAAAGATCAGAGCAATTGACTAGACTCCGTAATGCATGTAACAAGAATATTCCAGATCAGGAACAGCAAGAGACACTTCAAGGGGACAATGTTGAACTCATCAAGAAGCAAGAAGAGGAAGCAACTCCAGCTGATGCTGGAGCATCTTCTTCAAACTTTGATGGTGACTTATCGCTCTGGAGCTCTATTGATCTCCCACCTATCTGCTATGTCACTTAG
- the LOC113699386 gene encoding uncharacterized protein codes for MASRRQIRYSRLADDENYGYDDGTRHNDPRFDYFPKSRDKIPWKSIALALFLLLLGCLLLLLACFIFTGHMGGELSQAYSLLGLGILAFLPGFYETRIAYYSWRGAQGYCFTSIPDY; via the exons ATGGCATCTAGGCGGCAGATTCGCTACAGTCGTCTTGCTGATGACGAAAATTATGGTTATGATGATGGGACAAGGCACAATGACCCTCGGTTTGACTATTTTCCAAAATCCCGTGATAAAATCCCATGGAAATCCATTGCCCTTGCTCTTTTTCTACTACTTCTCGGATGCCTACTCCTCTTGCTTGCGTGCTTCATCTTTACTGGTCATATGGGAGGAGAGCTATCGCAAGCATACAGCCTCCTTGGATTGGGGATCCTCGCCTTCCTTCCCG GATTTTATGAAACTCGAATTGCATATTATTCCTGGAGAGGCGCCCAAGGATACTGCTTTACATCTATACCTGATTACTGA
- the LOC113698716 gene encoding CSC1-like protein HYP1 isoform X2, with product MILSALLTSVGINLALCFLFFALYSILRKQPGNAGVYAPRLVAHGKSQERGDFSLERLLPSAGWVRMAWQPSEDELLSVSGLDGVVFMRIFIFSLRIFTFAAVIGVFILLPVNYMGDQPSLDFTGVQNKTLETFTISNVGDGSNRLWIHFCAVYAFTMFVCCLLYFEHAYISAKRLACFCSSKPQPQEFTVLVRSIPVTSGRSVSNTVESFFTEIYSSTYLSHNVVRRTSKLKNLINDADNLYGKLVRLRSGNGSEQRFKRTGFMGLSGRRVDLLEQYEKQLEDVEDNVRTEQSSVAMKEVRAAFVSFKTRLGAAIALHIRQGINPTEWTTERAPHPQDVYWPFFSASFTRRWICSILVIVAFTVLTVLFLIPVLIVQGLANLDQLEGFFPFLKSILRISFISHVVTGYLPSLILQLFLYFVPPIMVVFSSIQGYVALSEIEKSACIKVLWFSIWNIFFANVLSGSALYRFSVLLEPKEIPNLLAVAVPGQATFFIAYVVTSGWTGTALELVRFMPLISSFMQRKFCGSSNDELEVPSIPYHGVIPRILFFGLLGVTYFFLAPLILPFLLVFLCMGYIIYRNQSLIKKDEDDQNDPTISSFYEELATAYQDPALVPVRYSTNGERINSPLLGVPES from the exons ATGATTCTTTCTGCACTATTGACATCGGTTGGAATCAATCTTGCtctttgttttctgttttttgcATTGTATTCCATATTGAGAAAGCAGCCAGGCAATGCCGGTGTATATGCACCAAGACTGGTTGCTCATGGCAAATCCCAAGAGAGAGGGGATTTCAGCTTGGAGAGGTTATTACCGTCTGCTGGTTGGGTCAGAATGGCATGGCAACCCTCAGAAGATGAGCTTTTATCAGTTTCCGGTTTGGACGGCGTAGTATTCATGCGCATTTTTATCTTCAG TTTGAGGATCTTCACTTTTGCTGCGGTTATTGGGGTTTTTATTCTTCTTCCTGTTAATTATATGGGTGATCAGCCAAGTCTCGACTTCACGGGCGTGCAAAATAAAACTCTGGAAACTTTCACCATCTCAAATGTGGGTGATGGCTCAAACAG GTTGTGGATTCACTTTTGTGCTGTGTATGCTTTCACGATGTTTGTTTGCTGCCTTCTTTATTTT GAACATGCATATATCTCAGCCAAAAGATTGGCGTGTTTCTGTTCATCGAAACCTCAGCCACAAGAGTTTACTGTTTTAGTCCGGAGCATCCCTGTAACCTCTGGGAGAAGCGTCAGCAATACTGTTGAGAGCTTTTTCACAGAAATTTATTCTTCTACGTATCTTTCACATAATGTAGTTCGTCGAACAAGCAAACTCAAAAACCTTATC AATGATGCAGATAATTTGTATGGAAAGCTTGTGAGATTGAGGTCAGGCAACGGGAGCGAGCAAAGGTTCAAGCGTACTGGGTTTATGGGACTTAGTGGACGTAGAGTTGATCTTCTGGAACAATATGAGAAGCAGTTAGAAGATGTTGAAGATAATGTGAGGACTGAACAATCTTCAGTTGCAATGAAG GAAGTCCGGGCTGCTTTTGTATCTTTCAAGACCAGACTTGGTGCTGCAATAGCTTTGCATATCAGACAAGGGATAAATCCCACTGAGTGGACAACTGAGCGAGCTCCTCATCCCCAGGATGTGTACTGGCCTTTCTTTTCGGCATCTTTTACAAGGAGATGGATTTGCAGCATTCTTGTCATTGTTGCATTCACCGTTCTCACTGTTTTATTTCTCATACCTGTTTTAATAGTACAAGGTCTTGCTAATTTGGACCAGCTGGAgggtttcttcccttttctgaAAAGTATTCTGAGAAT ATCGTTCATCAGTCATGTGGTCACTGGATATCTTCCTAGTCTTATTCTTCAACTGTTTCTCTATTTTGTACCACCCATCATGGTCGTATTCTCCTCCATACAAGGATACGTTGCTCTAAGTGAGATTGAGAAAAGTGCCTGCATCAAAGTACTGTGGTTTAGCATATGGAACATCTTTTTTGCAAATGTATTATCAGGATCCGCTCTCTATCGTTTCAGTGTTCTTCTTGAACCTAAGGAAATTCCGAACTTATTAGCTGTTGCAGTTCCTGGCCAG GCTACTTTTTTCATTGCATACGTCGTGACTTCTGGATGGACTGGTACTGCCTTAGAACTTGTTCGATTTATGCCACTCATATCTAGCTTCATGCAAAGGAAATTTTGTGGGAGTTCTAATGACGAATTGGAAGTGCCATCAATTCCTTACCATGGTGTAATTCCTAGGATTCTCTTTTTTGGCCTTCTTGGTGTAACATACTTCTTCCTTGCACCTCTCATTTTgccttttctcttggttttccTCTGTATGGGATACATAATCTACCGAAACCAG AGTTTGATAAAGAAAGACGAAGATGACCAAAACGACCCTACAATATCTAGTTTCTATGAGGAACTTGCAACTGCATACCAGGATCCTGCTCTGGTACCCGTTCGGTATTCTACCAATGGTGAAAGAATAAACTCTCCCCTTCTTGGAGTTCCTGAGTCTTGA
- the LOC113698861 gene encoding uncharacterized protein: MLLVDPPSDIVSEPESVVTSADFFDRENQVNFVMDLLHQRVEQSQLSSTTCVVIDPEISDADPNFRIHEGNDGMEPTHLDLDLNLGFLGEPTLANVENSGFVAENFEGGDHFVTGLRVVDIGSESDSDINHDVEIDFSADDDDISEGDDYPSLRLCWDSFQIEDHREVNEDFEWEEVDEAVDEREVSEHVSG, from the coding sequence ATGCTATTGGTTGATCCCCCCAGCGACATCGTGTCGGAGCCCGAATCGGTTGTCACCAGCGCTGATTTTTTCGACCGCGAGAATCAGGTGAATTTCGTTATGGACCTCCTGCACCAACGAGTTGAGCAGTCCCAATTGTCCTCCACAACCTGTGTGGTGATTGACCCGGAGATTTCCGATGCTGACCCGAATTTCAGGATTCATGAAGGAAACGACGGAATGGAGCCGACCCATTTGGATCTTGATCTGAATCTAGGGTTTCTCGGAGAGCCCACTTTGGCAAATGTGGAAAATTCAGGGTTCGTAGCTGAAAATTTTGAGGGTGGGGACCATTTTGTAACCGGGTTGCGAGTCGTGGATATCGGGTCGGAATCGGATTCTGATATAAACCATGACGTTGAGATTGATTTTAGTGCTGACGATGATGATATAAGTGAGGGTGATGATTATCCAAGCCTTAGGCTCTGTTGGGATTCTTTTCAGATTGAGGATCATAGAGAAGTTAATGAGGATTTTGAGTGGGAGGAAGTGGATGAAGCAGTTGATGAGAGAGAGGTTTCTGAGCATGTTTCTGGATGA
- the LOC113698716 gene encoding CSC1-like protein HYP1 isoform X1 yields the protein MILSALLTSVGINLALCFLFFALYSILRKQPGNAGVYAPRLVAHGKSQERGDFSLERLLPSAGWVRMAWQPSEDELLSVSGLDGVVFMRIFIFSLRIFTFAAVIGVFILLPVNYMGDQPSLDFTGVQNKTLETFTISNVGDGSNRLWIHFCAVYAFTMFVCCLLYFEHAYISAKRLACFCSSKPQPQEFTVLVRSIPVTSGRSVSNTVESFFTEIYSSTYLSHNVVRRTSKLKNLINDADNLYGKLVRLRSGNGSEQRFKRTGFMGLSGRRVDLLEQYEKQLEDVEDNVRTEQSSVAMKEVRAAFVSFKTRLGAAIALHIRQGINPTEWTTERAPHPQDVYWPFFSASFTRRWICSILVIVAFTVLTVLFLIPVLIVQGLANLDQLEGFFPFLKSILRISFISHVVTGYLPSLILQLFLYFVPPIMVVFSSIQGYVALSEIEKSACIKVLWFSIWNIFFANVLSGSALYRFSVLLEPKEIPNLLAVAVPGQATFFIAYVVTSGWTGTALELVRFMPLISSFMQRKFCGSSNDELEVPSIPYHGVIPRILFFGLLGVTYFFLAPLILPFLLVFLCMGYIIYRNQLLNVYVPKFDADGKFWPIVHNSTIFSLVLMHIIAIGIFGLKDLPLASSLTIPLPILTLIFNNYCQRRFLPAFKTYSAESLIKKDEDDQNDPTISSFYEELATAYQDPALVPVRYSTNGERINSPLLGVPES from the exons ATGATTCTTTCTGCACTATTGACATCGGTTGGAATCAATCTTGCtctttgttttctgttttttgcATTGTATTCCATATTGAGAAAGCAGCCAGGCAATGCCGGTGTATATGCACCAAGACTGGTTGCTCATGGCAAATCCCAAGAGAGAGGGGATTTCAGCTTGGAGAGGTTATTACCGTCTGCTGGTTGGGTCAGAATGGCATGGCAACCCTCAGAAGATGAGCTTTTATCAGTTTCCGGTTTGGACGGCGTAGTATTCATGCGCATTTTTATCTTCAG TTTGAGGATCTTCACTTTTGCTGCGGTTATTGGGGTTTTTATTCTTCTTCCTGTTAATTATATGGGTGATCAGCCAAGTCTCGACTTCACGGGCGTGCAAAATAAAACTCTGGAAACTTTCACCATCTCAAATGTGGGTGATGGCTCAAACAG GTTGTGGATTCACTTTTGTGCTGTGTATGCTTTCACGATGTTTGTTTGCTGCCTTCTTTATTTT GAACATGCATATATCTCAGCCAAAAGATTGGCGTGTTTCTGTTCATCGAAACCTCAGCCACAAGAGTTTACTGTTTTAGTCCGGAGCATCCCTGTAACCTCTGGGAGAAGCGTCAGCAATACTGTTGAGAGCTTTTTCACAGAAATTTATTCTTCTACGTATCTTTCACATAATGTAGTTCGTCGAACAAGCAAACTCAAAAACCTTATC AATGATGCAGATAATTTGTATGGAAAGCTTGTGAGATTGAGGTCAGGCAACGGGAGCGAGCAAAGGTTCAAGCGTACTGGGTTTATGGGACTTAGTGGACGTAGAGTTGATCTTCTGGAACAATATGAGAAGCAGTTAGAAGATGTTGAAGATAATGTGAGGACTGAACAATCTTCAGTTGCAATGAAG GAAGTCCGGGCTGCTTTTGTATCTTTCAAGACCAGACTTGGTGCTGCAATAGCTTTGCATATCAGACAAGGGATAAATCCCACTGAGTGGACAACTGAGCGAGCTCCTCATCCCCAGGATGTGTACTGGCCTTTCTTTTCGGCATCTTTTACAAGGAGATGGATTTGCAGCATTCTTGTCATTGTTGCATTCACCGTTCTCACTGTTTTATTTCTCATACCTGTTTTAATAGTACAAGGTCTTGCTAATTTGGACCAGCTGGAgggtttcttcccttttctgaAAAGTATTCTGAGAAT ATCGTTCATCAGTCATGTGGTCACTGGATATCTTCCTAGTCTTATTCTTCAACTGTTTCTCTATTTTGTACCACCCATCATGGTCGTATTCTCCTCCATACAAGGATACGTTGCTCTAAGTGAGATTGAGAAAAGTGCCTGCATCAAAGTACTGTGGTTTAGCATATGGAACATCTTTTTTGCAAATGTATTATCAGGATCCGCTCTCTATCGTTTCAGTGTTCTTCTTGAACCTAAGGAAATTCCGAACTTATTAGCTGTTGCAGTTCCTGGCCAG GCTACTTTTTTCATTGCATACGTCGTGACTTCTGGATGGACTGGTACTGCCTTAGAACTTGTTCGATTTATGCCACTCATATCTAGCTTCATGCAAAGGAAATTTTGTGGGAGTTCTAATGACGAATTGGAAGTGCCATCAATTCCTTACCATGGTGTAATTCCTAGGATTCTCTTTTTTGGCCTTCTTGGTGTAACATACTTCTTCCTTGCACCTCTCATTTTgccttttctcttggttttccTCTGTATGGGATACATAATCTACCGAAACCAG CTATTAAACGTTTATGTACCCAAATTCGATGCTGATGGAAAGTTTTGGCCCATAGTACACAATTCAACAATATTCTCATTAGTTTTGATGCATATCATTGCGATTGGAATATTTGGCCTGAAGGACCTGCCACTGGCTTCGAGCTTAACAATTCCTCTTCCAATCCTCACTCTTATATTCAACAACTATTGCCAGAGACGTTTCCTGCCTGCCTTCAAGACTTATTCTGCTGAG AGTTTGATAAAGAAAGACGAAGATGACCAAAACGACCCTACAATATCTAGTTTCTATGAGGAACTTGCAACTGCATACCAGGATCCTGCTCTGGTACCCGTTCGGTATTCTACCAATGGTGAAAGAATAAACTCTCCCCTTCTTGGAGTTCCTGAGTCTTGA
- the LOC113699336 gene encoding SNF1-related protein kinase catalytic subunit alpha KIN10 yields MDGPAVHGSGSADSFFRNYKLGKTLGIGSFGKVKIAEHALTGHKVAVKILNRKKIKNMEMEEKVRREIMILRLFMHPHIIRLYEVIETPTDIFVVMEYVKSGELFDHIVEKGRLQEDEARRFFQQIISGVEYCHRNMVAHRDLKPENLLLDSNKNVKIADFGLSNVMHDGHFLKTSCGSPNYAAPEVISGKLYSGPEVDVWSCGVILYALLCGTLPFDDENIPNLFKKIKGGIYTLPSHLSPGARDLIPRMLIVDPIKRITIPDIRLHPWFQAHLPRYLAVPPPDTSQQAKKIDEEILLEVVKKGFDRESLIDSLCKRVQNEGTVTYYLLLDNRFRASSGYLGAEFEESMETGFNQMQSNEAVASPRITGIMDYQQIGLRQCLYDRKWALGLQSRAHPREVMTEVLRALQELNVCWKRIGHYNMKCRWSPGIPGQHEVMINNSMHSNHYFGDDSCVRENEGVARVPAVVKFEIQLYKTREDKYLLDLQRVQGPQLLFLDLCAAFLTQLRVL; encoded by the exons ATGGATGGACCTGCTGTTCATGGGAGTGGTAGTGCAGATTCATTCTTTCGTAACtataagcttggaaaaactcTTGGAATTGGTTCTTTTGGGAAAGTGAAAATTGCTGAGCATGCATTAACAGGGCACAAAGTTGCTGTGAAGATTCTTAACCGCAAGAAGATAAAGAACATGGAAATGGAAGAAAAAG TTAGAAGAGAGATCATGATATTGAGACTGTTTATGCACCCTCATATCATTCGCCTTTATGAGGTTATAGAGACCCCAACAGATATTTTTGTTGTGATGGAGTATGTCAAATCTGGTGAGCTTTTTGATCACATTGTTGAAAAGGGTAGGTTGCAGGAGGATGAAGCTCGAAGATTTTTTCAGCAG ATAATTTCTGGGGTGGAGTACTGCCACAGAAATATGGTGGCTCATCGGGATCTTAAGCCTGAAAATTTGCTTCTGGATTCCAACAAAAATGTGAAGATTGCTGATTTCGGCTTAAGCAATGTCATGCACGATGGTCATTTTCTGAAGACCAGTTGTGGAAGTCCAAACTATGCTGCTCCAGAG GTTATATCAGGGAAATTATATTCTGGGCCCGAGGTAGATGTATGGAGCTGTGGTGTTATTCTATATGCACTTCTCTGTGGAACCCTGCCATTTGATGATGAAAATATTCCTAACCTCtttaagaaaataaag GGTGGAATATACACTCTTCCCAGCCATTTGTCTCCTGGTGCAAGAGATTTGATTCCAAGGATGCTAATAGTTGACCCTATTAAGCGAATCACCATTCCTGATATACGATTACACCCTTGGTTCCAAGCTCATTTGCCACGCTATTTGGCTGTGCCTCCACCAGATACAAGCCAACAAGCTAAAAAG ATCGATGAAGAGATTCTGCTTGAAGTGGTTAAAAAGGGATTTGACAGGGAAAGCCTCATTGATTCTCTCTGCAAGAGGGTCCAAAATGag GGAACTGTTACATACTATTTGCTGTTAGACAATCGTTTCCGTGCTTCCAGTGGTTACCttggagctgaatttgaggagTCAATG GAAACGGGATTTAACCAAATGCAATCAAATGAAGCTGTAGCTTCACCACGCATAACAGGAATTATGGATTACCAACAGATTGGTTTGAGACAGTGTCTGTATGACAGAAAGTGGGCTCTGGGACTTCAG TCTCGAGCACATCCTCGTGAGGTTATGACTGAAGTTCTAAGAGCGCTGCAAGAACTTAATGTGTGTTGGAAAAGGATTGGGCACTACAACATGAAATGCAGGTGGAGTCCTGGGATTCCTGGTCAACATGAAGTGATGATCAACAACTCTATGCACAGTAATCATTATTTTGGAGATGATTCTTGTGTCAGAGAAAATGAAGGCGTTGCTAGGGTACCAGCTGTGGTCAAATTTGAGATTCAG CTTTACAAGACTCGTGAGGACAAGTACCTACTTGACCTACAGAGGGTTCAAGGTCCCCAGCTACTCTTTCTGGATCTTTGTGCAGCTTTCCTTACTCAGCTTCGGGTCCTCTGA